The proteins below come from a single Halobacillus salinarum genomic window:
- a CDS encoding sensor histidine kinase: MNKIQTKLMAFFFVLILLMNGIAYFLYQGSQDNIRQYDHLLERFFLLNDVEQTTTQMFDNMTTYMIKNSPDSLDQYNEDRTKLRSLKIQLAGSIDRDQVVVENYSNMLASFLEETKQALDAYQSGQIERYSSHTQEAASISGYIQDTTLTLINNELSDYESFYHSLVLRSQWIEKMGISIFIFTLFASLLFAFWFSRDMTRPIHRLSKAAEEIASGDFSGPDIQVKTNDELKLLTETFNGMRNNIRSLIQQMKQKSEMQQLMKEMELKSLQSQVNPHFLFNTLNLISKSSYIEEAHRTGELIESVSAMLRYNLSRLDEPTTFKDELKSIKEYVFIQKARFGSRFTFNENIALTTWHTPLPVLTLQPLIENAFIHGIENKEEGGEISVISYETASAMVIEVIDDGTGMTSEQVKQWNDVHETAPVTEGSGHTTGIGLFNVIRRIEMMYEQKGLVKIKSREGKGTTIQINLPIRATKEEKESSYEVADC, from the coding sequence ATGAATAAAATCCAAACGAAATTAATGGCCTTCTTTTTTGTCCTCATTTTATTAATGAATGGCATTGCTTATTTTTTATACCAAGGAAGCCAGGATAACATTCGTCAGTATGATCATTTGCTGGAGCGGTTTTTCTTACTAAATGATGTAGAGCAGACGACCACCCAGATGTTTGATAATATGACGACTTACATGATCAAGAATTCTCCGGACAGTCTAGATCAGTACAATGAGGATCGCACGAAGCTGCGTTCATTGAAAATACAATTAGCTGGAAGCATTGACCGCGATCAAGTAGTCGTAGAAAACTATTCCAATATGCTCGCAAGCTTTCTTGAAGAAACAAAACAAGCGTTAGATGCTTATCAAAGTGGCCAAATTGAGCGTTATTCTTCTCACACCCAGGAAGCAGCAAGTATATCCGGGTACATTCAAGATACCACCCTTACATTAATCAATAATGAGCTGTCGGATTATGAATCGTTTTACCATAGTCTAGTCCTGCGGAGCCAGTGGATAGAAAAGATGGGAATTTCCATTTTCATTTTTACTTTGTTTGCTTCATTACTGTTTGCGTTCTGGTTTTCGCGAGATATGACCCGCCCCATTCACCGTCTTTCGAAGGCTGCGGAGGAAATTGCTTCCGGGGACTTTTCGGGCCCGGACATACAAGTGAAAACGAACGATGAATTGAAGCTCCTTACCGAAACGTTTAATGGCATGAGAAATAACATTCGTTCCCTCATTCAGCAGATGAAACAAAAATCTGAAATGCAGCAGTTAATGAAGGAAATGGAGCTGAAAAGCCTTCAAAGTCAAGTGAATCCTCATTTCCTGTTTAACACGCTCAATTTGATATCCAAATCTTCCTATATCGAAGAAGCACACCGCACGGGTGAACTAATTGAATCCGTCTCTGCCATGCTTCGATATAATCTTTCCCGGCTTGATGAACCAACTACTTTTAAAGATGAACTGAAAAGCATTAAGGAGTACGTTTTTATTCAAAAAGCCCGTTTCGGCAGCCGTTTTACTTTTAACGAGAACATTGCCTTAACCACTTGGCACACCCCTCTGCCGGTGTTAACGCTGCAGCCTCTAATTGAAAATGCATTTATACATGGGATTGAAAATAAAGAAGAAGGAGGAGAAATTTCAGTTATCTCTTATGAGACAGCGTCGGCGATGGTTATAGAAGTTATTGATGATGGAACAGGAATGACTTCAGAGCAAGTAAAGCAGTGGAATGACGTTCATGAAACAGCCCCTGTTACCGAAGGAAGCGGTCACACGACAGGTATCGGTCTGTTCAACGTCATTCGCAGGATTGAGATGATGTATGAACAAAAAGGACTTGTAAAAATAAAGTCACGTGAAGGAAAAGGTACGACCATTCAAATAAACCTGCCAATTCGGGCTACTAAGGAAGAAAAGGAGAGTTCTTATGAAGTGGCTGATTGTTGA
- a CDS encoding sugar-binding protein, giving the protein MKSDKIIYSVLLFAIVITGVTSFYYALKALQNNPSMEKAVSKESSGLHFVLIPQETDNDYWRLVEKGARKAEKEQHVTLEYNGPKKSSVSSHIEWIEKAIASKVDGIITQGLQDEAFRPVINKAIAKGIPVVTIDTDAPSSNRSAYVGTDNYQAGFLAGKALIKDTGGKANVGIITGSFDTRNMQLRVQGFKDALQQSSNVHILDIRESHITRIQAAEKTEQMIQKHPEIDAFFGTSALDCFGIVSSLQQRGRIDGTYIIAFDTLPETLDLIREGIVDATVEQTPYQMGYESVNLIKSITQGNKVSKIHHTDTSIIRKQNLEPIKVKKEIMP; this is encoded by the coding sequence TTGAAGTCGGATAAAATCATTTATTCTGTCCTCCTGTTTGCCATTGTAATCACAGGGGTGACTTCTTTTTATTACGCTTTGAAAGCGCTTCAAAATAATCCTAGTATGGAAAAGGCGGTGTCAAAAGAATCGAGCGGCCTTCATTTCGTCCTCATTCCTCAAGAGACAGACAATGATTATTGGCGTCTTGTAGAAAAAGGAGCACGGAAGGCGGAGAAGGAACAGCACGTTACCCTTGAATACAATGGTCCGAAAAAGTCCAGTGTATCCTCGCATATTGAGTGGATTGAAAAAGCAATTGCCTCGAAGGTAGACGGAATTATTACCCAGGGACTTCAGGATGAAGCTTTTCGTCCAGTTATTAATAAGGCCATTGCCAAAGGAATTCCGGTGGTCACGATTGACACGGATGCTCCTTCGAGTAATCGCTCAGCTTATGTCGGCACGGATAATTACCAGGCAGGTTTTCTTGCAGGCAAGGCGCTCATAAAAGACACGGGCGGAAAGGCAAACGTGGGAATCATTACTGGAAGTTTTGATACCCGCAATATGCAGCTAAGAGTGCAAGGGTTTAAGGATGCGCTTCAACAATCCTCAAATGTTCACATTCTTGACATTAGAGAATCACATATTACCCGTATTCAGGCTGCTGAGAAGACCGAACAGATGATCCAGAAGCACCCGGAAATCGATGCATTCTTTGGCACGAGTGCTCTCGATTGTTTTGGAATAGTTTCGAGTCTCCAGCAGCGTGGCAGGATTGACGGCACTTATATTATTGCTTTTGACACTCTTCCTGAAACGTTGGACTTGATCAGGGAAGGGATTGTAGATGCTACCGTCGAACAAACTCCATATCAAATGGGATACGAAAGTGTAAATTTAATTAAATCCATTACGCAAGGTAATAAGGTCTCTAAAATCCATCATACCGATACAAGTATTATTCGAAAGCAGAACCTGGAGCCTATAAAAGTGAAAAAGGAGATAATGCCATGA
- a CDS encoding alpha/beta fold hydrolase has translation MNYRIYPFYTKRFLYMTILLLIGTGLFFLTTTSTSSEHTNELTPTLFVHGFKGGPGTYNTMLARFEENEWGKQRMIVYVSSRGRVSIRGGIPHSMNPFIQVIFENNRASVADQTFWLKKVLHQLHEKRGIDQVNLVGHSMGGLASTNFLLNNQDKDQYPAVKKLVVIASPFQGIERDGYFDINRGAALGDLHPNSMVLQQMVEHKDKFDSATKVLAIAGVINENEEHAYWDGLVSASSALGISSIAPKDHYKQALLYDPAATHSGLHEFTEVDNLLANFLWDIQSE, from the coding sequence ATGAATTATAGAATTTATCCGTTTTATACTAAACGGTTCCTTTACATGACCATACTGTTACTGATTGGCACTGGTTTATTTTTCTTAACTACGACTTCAACAAGTTCTGAGCATACAAATGAATTAACTCCCACCCTATTTGTCCACGGTTTTAAAGGCGGCCCCGGCACTTACAATACGATGCTCGCGCGCTTTGAAGAAAACGAATGGGGGAAGCAGCGGATGATTGTGTACGTCTCGTCAAGAGGGAGAGTGAGCATTCGCGGCGGCATCCCTCACTCGATGAATCCATTTATCCAGGTCATCTTTGAAAATAATCGCGCAAGTGTTGCCGACCAAACGTTCTGGCTGAAAAAAGTTCTGCATCAGCTTCACGAAAAACGCGGGATTGACCAGGTTAATCTAGTCGGCCATTCAATGGGCGGGTTAGCTTCAACCAATTTTCTACTGAATAATCAAGATAAGGATCAGTACCCTGCTGTAAAAAAGCTTGTCGTAATCGCCAGTCCTTTTCAAGGAATTGAACGGGACGGGTATTTTGATATAAATAGAGGAGCAGCCCTTGGTGACCTCCACCCTAATTCAATGGTTCTTCAGCAGATGGTCGAACATAAAGACAAGTTTGATTCAGCAACCAAAGTTCTTGCCATTGCTGGCGTGATCAATGAAAATGAGGAGCATGCTTACTGGGATGGACTTGTAAGTGCCAGCAGCGCTCTTGGGATCTCCTCTATTGCACCAAAGGATCATTACAAACAAGCCCTTCTCTATGATCCAGCTGCCACACATTCCGGTCTTCATGAATTTACCGAAGTCGATAACCTGCTGGCAAATTTTTTGTGGGATATACAAAGTGAATAG
- a CDS encoding dicarboxylate/amino acid:cation symporter codes for MKLTSKIFIGLLLGLAVGLVLNLAAPDVFSVLNKYIFDPLGTIFLNLIKMLVVPIVFFSITLGTASLGDPKKLGRIGGKTILFFLVTTTIAISIALAMAFIFHPGDVAGIDPSGASYESEKAPTVVETFTNIIPTNPIQAMTEGNMLQIIAFSIFVGFALAMLGKKTEGVMRLIEQGNDIMMFLVNLIMRFAPYGAFGLLASAVGEMGLNGVAAMALYMIIVLATLFIHAFITYGSAVKFLGKMSPVKFFKGFFPAMTVAFSTSSSSSTLPVSMKTAQENLNVPKPVSSFVQPLGATINMDGTAIMQGVATIFIAQVYNTDLSFAQLIMVVLTAVLASIGTAGVPGVGLIMLAMVLNQVALPVEGIALIIGIDRLLDMTRTAINITGDAACAVVVAESEKKHDNTHAAETAAG; via the coding sequence ATGAAGTTAACAAGTAAGATTTTTATTGGTTTACTTCTTGGTTTAGCGGTAGGGCTGGTACTTAATCTTGCTGCCCCTGATGTATTCAGTGTATTAAACAAATACATCTTTGATCCGCTTGGGACTATTTTTCTTAATTTAATTAAAATGCTCGTAGTACCGATTGTGTTCTTTTCGATTACTTTAGGAACGGCTTCGTTAGGAGATCCTAAGAAACTGGGAAGAATTGGTGGAAAAACCATTTTGTTCTTCCTGGTAACGACAACGATTGCCATTTCGATTGCGCTTGCTATGGCGTTCATTTTCCACCCTGGAGACGTAGCGGGGATTGACCCTTCCGGAGCTTCCTATGAGAGTGAAAAAGCTCCAACTGTGGTAGAAACCTTCACAAATATTATTCCTACAAACCCAATTCAGGCTATGACGGAAGGGAATATGCTTCAAATTATTGCTTTTTCCATCTTTGTCGGCTTTGCGCTGGCTATGCTTGGGAAGAAGACTGAAGGAGTTATGAGGCTGATTGAACAGGGGAACGACATCATGATGTTCCTGGTTAACCTGATTATGCGGTTTGCTCCTTATGGCGCATTTGGTTTGCTTGCTTCTGCTGTGGGAGAAATGGGGCTGAACGGCGTGGCTGCTATGGCATTATACATGATTATTGTACTAGCTACTTTATTTATCCATGCGTTTATTACGTATGGTTCAGCCGTTAAGTTCTTAGGAAAGATGAGCCCGGTGAAATTCTTTAAAGGATTTTTCCCTGCTATGACGGTAGCTTTCAGTACATCAAGCAGCAGCTCAACTCTGCCTGTCTCTATGAAAACAGCACAGGAAAATTTAAATGTACCAAAACCTGTCAGTAGCTTCGTTCAACCTTTAGGGGCAACGATTAATATGGATGGAACTGCCATCATGCAAGGGGTGGCCACTATCTTTATTGCTCAAGTCTACAATACGGATCTTTCCTTCGCTCAGCTTATTATGGTAGTCCTTACCGCAGTACTGGCGAGTATCGGAACCGCCGGTGTCCCGGGTGTAGGCTTAATTATGCTTGCAATGGTGCTCAATCAGGTCGCTCTTCCTGTCGAGGGCATTGCGCTTATCATTGGTATCGACCGTCTTCTAGATATGACTAGAACAGCGATTAATATTACAGGCGATGCAGCTTGTGCCGTAGTCGTGGCAGAATCAGAAAAGAAACATGACAATACACATGCCGCAGAGACTGCTGCAGGCTAA